In Streptomyces sp. NBC_00878, a single window of DNA contains:
- a CDS encoding exo-alpha-sialidase, translating into MTTAEASVPFRAGKEGYASFRIPAVVATGGGTGSGTLLAFCEGRVGSRDDFGNIDIVLKRSTDGGLTWGPLLVAAKNGDALSGNPAPVVLDTGRVLLVHVRNAALATEDSIRRGKVAAVDGRRVWVQHSDDEGLTWSSPKEITKQTKKDTWRWYATTPGHALQLSTGRVVVPANHSLPPAGKDTGTEGKYNGGHCLLSDDRGETWRIGYVDDNTDNYINVNESTATELPDGRVYFNTRTDSTAPGTRADAYSKDGGQTLVKPFRPQAGLTGPVVEGSVLQLRDPDVLLYSGPADPGFRAVMTIRASTDDGLTWRSAHTVDGLPAGYSDLVRVDADTVGLLYETGDFGAYETITFRRVPVTGLT; encoded by the coding sequence ATGACCACTGCTGAGGCATCAGTGCCGTTCCGGGCGGGAAAGGAGGGCTACGCGAGCTTCCGTATCCCGGCCGTCGTCGCCACCGGCGGGGGTACCGGCAGCGGCACCCTGCTGGCCTTCTGCGAGGGCCGGGTCGGCTCCCGAGACGACTTCGGGAACATCGACATCGTGCTGAAGCGCTCCACGGACGGCGGTCTGACCTGGGGCCCGCTCCTGGTCGCCGCCAAGAACGGCGACGCGCTCTCCGGAAACCCGGCCCCGGTCGTCCTCGACACCGGCCGCGTCCTGCTCGTCCACGTCCGCAACGCCGCCCTCGCCACCGAGGACAGCATCCGCCGCGGCAAGGTGGCCGCCGTCGACGGACGCCGCGTCTGGGTCCAGCACAGCGACGACGAGGGCCTCACCTGGTCGAGCCCGAAGGAGATCACGAAGCAGACGAAGAAGGACACCTGGCGGTGGTACGCCACCACCCCGGGCCACGCTCTCCAACTGAGCACCGGCCGGGTCGTCGTCCCCGCCAACCACTCCCTCCCGCCGGCCGGCAAGGACACCGGCACCGAGGGCAAGTACAACGGCGGGCACTGTCTGCTGAGCGACGACCGCGGCGAGACCTGGCGCATCGGGTACGTCGATGACAACACCGACAACTACATCAACGTGAACGAGAGCACCGCCACCGAACTCCCCGACGGCCGCGTCTACTTCAACACCCGCACCGACTCCACCGCCCCCGGCACCCGCGCCGACGCGTACTCGAAGGACGGCGGCCAGACCCTGGTCAAGCCCTTCCGGCCGCAGGCCGGCCTCACCGGACCCGTCGTCGAGGGCAGCGTGCTCCAGCTCCGCGACCCGGACGTCCTGCTGTACTCGGGCCCCGCCGACCCGGGCTTCCGGGCCGTGATGACGATCCGCGCCAGCACCGACGACGGCCTCACCTGGCGGTCGGCGCACACCGTGGACGGGCTGCCCGCCGGGTACTCCGATCTCGTCCGCGTCGACGCCGACACCGTCGGACTCCTCTACGAGACGGGCGACTTCGGCGCGTACGAGACGATCACCTTCCGCAGGGTGCCCGTGACGGGGCTCACCTGA
- the npdG gene encoding NADPH-dependent F420 reductase: protein MTSTDSAQTPAETPAKAPAKDPWDLPDVSGLVVGVLGGTGPQGKGLAYRLARAGQKVIIGSRAAERAQAAADELGHGVEGADNAETARRSDIVIVAVPWDGHGKTLESLREELAGKLVVDCVNPLGFDKKGAYALKPEEGSAAEQAAALLPDSRVTAAFHHLSAVLLQDPEIAEIDTDVMVLGEERADVEIVQALAGRVPGMRGIFSGRLRNAHQVESLVANLISVNRRYKAHAGLRVTDV, encoded by the coding sequence ATGACCTCTACCGACAGTGCACAGACCCCTGCCGAGACTCCCGCGAAAGCCCCCGCGAAGGACCCCTGGGACCTTCCCGACGTGTCCGGGCTCGTCGTCGGCGTACTCGGCGGCACCGGTCCGCAGGGCAAGGGCCTCGCCTACCGGCTGGCGCGGGCCGGCCAGAAGGTGATCATCGGATCGCGGGCCGCGGAGCGCGCACAGGCCGCCGCCGACGAACTCGGCCACGGAGTCGAGGGCGCCGACAACGCCGAGACCGCGCGCCGCAGCGACATCGTGATCGTCGCCGTGCCGTGGGACGGACACGGCAAGACGCTGGAGTCGCTGCGCGAGGAACTGGCCGGCAAGCTCGTCGTCGACTGCGTCAACCCGCTCGGCTTCGACAAGAAGGGCGCGTACGCGCTGAAGCCCGAGGAGGGCAGCGCCGCCGAGCAGGCCGCCGCCCTGCTGCCGGACTCGCGCGTCACGGCCGCCTTCCACCACCTCTCCGCGGTCCTCCTCCAGGACCCGGAGATCGCGGAGATCGACACCGACGTGATGGTCCTCGGCGAGGAGCGCGCGGACGTCGAGATCGTCCAGGCGCTGGCCGGCCGCGTCCCCGGCATGCGCGGCATCTTCTCCGGGCGCCTGCGCAACGCCCACCAGGTCGAGTCACTGGTGGCGAACCTGATCTCGGTGAACCGGCGGTACAAGGCCCACGCGGGTCTGCGTGTGACCGACGTATAG
- a CDS encoding site-2 protease family protein codes for MTTATTRHSDRRISPVFLGIVAVTAVTGWATWTGFAEQPGIAVFLFVTAAWIVSLCLHEYAHARTALHSGDISIGAKGYLTLNPLKYTHALLSIVLPVIFVMMGGIGLPGGAVWIERSRIQGRWKHSLISAAGPLTNVLFAVVCTAPFWLDALDGVPADFQFALAFLALLQVTAALLNFLPVPGLDGYGMIEPWLSYKIRRQVEPLAPFGLLLVIAILWIPAVNGVFFDVIDALLRSLDIDEFRTDCGQNLYRFWTDTNEFCSVSP; via the coding sequence ATGACCACCGCCACCACCCGGCACAGCGACCGGCGGATCAGCCCCGTCTTCCTCGGGATCGTGGCCGTCACCGCGGTGACCGGATGGGCCACCTGGACAGGCTTCGCCGAGCAGCCCGGTATCGCCGTCTTCCTGTTCGTGACGGCGGCCTGGATCGTCTCACTCTGTCTGCACGAGTACGCGCACGCGCGCACGGCCCTGCACAGCGGCGACATCTCGATCGGCGCGAAAGGGTATTTGACCCTCAACCCTCTCAAATACACCCACGCGCTGCTGAGCATCGTGCTGCCCGTCATCTTCGTGATGATGGGCGGTATCGGTCTGCCGGGCGGCGCGGTCTGGATCGAGCGGAGCCGGATCCAGGGCCGCTGGAAGCACAGCCTGATCTCGGCGGCGGGCCCGCTGACGAACGTGCTGTTCGCGGTGGTCTGCACGGCCCCGTTCTGGCTGGACGCGCTGGACGGCGTACCGGCGGACTTCCAGTTCGCGCTCGCGTTCCTCGCGCTGCTCCAGGTCACGGCCGCGCTGCTGAACTTCCTGCCGGTGCCGGGCCTGGACGGCTACGGCATGATCGAGCCCTGGCTGTCGTACAAGATCCGCCGCCAGGTGGAGCCCCTCGCGCCCTTCGGGCTGCTCCTGGTGATCGCCATCCTGTGGATCCCGGCGGTGAACGGTGTGTTCTTCGACGTGATCGACGCGCTCCTGCGCAGCCTGGACATCGACGAGTTCCGGACGGACTGCGGGCAGAACCTCTACCGCTTCTGGACGGACACCAACGAGTTCTGCTCGGTCAGCCCGTGA
- a CDS encoding BTAD domain-containing putative transcriptional regulator, whose translation MDPVRYRILGTTQALHRDGTAVPVGGARLRALLTVLALRPGRTVPAAVLVDEVWGAGPPADAAGALQALVGRLRRALGADAIGSAEGGYRLCAAVDDIDLYRFERLAGEGTRALADGDPGKAAVVLDDALALWRGPALADLPDRTAESSRWETRRLDARRARLTAALALGRAEQSLPDLTALCDAHPLDEPLQLLRLRALRDAGRTAEALAGYESLRQLLADRLGTDPGPELRSLHGELLRGEARGTGEAGDRGHHGHRGHNGHWQTPYGHTPGPTSLSGPTSSSGPVPSSGPVPTPGPAPASGSRDRAAPLGNLRARLTSFVGRDTDLETIRGDLAAARLVTLLGPGGAGKTRLSQEAGESVAAALPDGVWLAELAPVDDPEAVPEAVLTAVGARETVLYGAGAEAIRAAGSDRHDDPVDRLAEHCGKRRMLLVLDNCEHVVDAAARLVEQLLARCPGLTVLATSREPLGVPGELLRPVEPLPEPSALRLLADRGAAARPGFRVEDDPAACAEICRRLDGLPLAIELAAARLRMLTPRQIADRLDDRFRLLTSGSRTLLPRQQTLRAVVDWSWDLLDEDEREVLSRLSVFAGGCDLAAAEAVCGPVALEALGSLVDKSLVVAAPSGAGGMRYRLLETVAEYAGARLDEAGRRRATERAHLTYYRELARTTDPLLRGPGQLAAIELLEREYENLRTALRHALAERDEQEALSLALSLVGYWQMRDVRIEARNWCAEVMALGPDPFTAPLRRAAPVRERCTDVPPPLTGELLAEARRGVHLAHLACMDTELEAWESPRAKEKLRLIGEVYEPGLPQTCRSPGMLWFYAVILTGNVDRLPTILDACVHTCRTTPGMEWELAATLQMRANLLANRSDWAGDASRDADESLEIFARLGDVWGTAEALSARGEARERVGEYALAAKDYAAATEQAERLGARGQVAVLQARLGSALIEAGEAERGERLLREVIERRDGSGNEAMPAARMFLAGRLATTGRVDEAREQLVVLREEFRASHFMIFDAFILGGEAWLEAVAGDYELSLDKIRQALVRAADPLSKAMAPHMGPLYLALAAISLAEVDGGRRARDGARCLGASVAKLLPGHCTTSTEREVYERGERHTRAVLGDAAYEAAYAEGGGLSLEEATALVCGP comes from the coding sequence ATGGACCCCGTGCGCTACCGCATACTCGGCACCACCCAGGCACTCCACCGCGACGGCACCGCCGTCCCGGTCGGCGGGGCACGGCTGCGTGCCCTGCTGACCGTGCTCGCCCTGCGGCCGGGGCGGACCGTGCCCGCGGCCGTCCTCGTCGACGAGGTATGGGGCGCCGGCCCGCCCGCCGACGCCGCGGGCGCTCTGCAGGCCCTGGTGGGCCGGCTCCGCAGGGCCCTCGGCGCGGACGCGATCGGCTCCGCGGAAGGCGGCTACCGGCTGTGCGCGGCGGTCGACGACATCGACCTGTACCGCTTCGAGCGGCTCGCGGGGGAGGGCACCCGCGCACTCGCCGACGGCGACCCCGGCAAGGCCGCCGTCGTCCTCGACGACGCCCTCGCGCTCTGGCGCGGGCCCGCCCTCGCCGACCTCCCGGACCGCACCGCCGAGTCGTCCCGCTGGGAGACCCGCCGCCTCGACGCCCGCCGCGCCCGCCTCACCGCGGCCCTCGCCCTCGGCAGGGCCGAACAGTCCCTGCCCGACCTCACCGCCCTCTGCGACGCCCACCCCCTCGACGAGCCCCTCCAACTCCTGCGCCTGCGCGCCCTGCGCGACGCGGGCCGCACCGCGGAGGCACTGGCGGGCTACGAGTCCCTGCGACAACTCCTGGCCGACCGCCTCGGCACCGACCCGGGACCCGAACTGCGGTCGCTGCACGGGGAGTTGCTGCGCGGGGAGGCCAGGGGAACCGGGGAGGCCGGTGACCGCGGGCACCACGGCCATCGCGGACACAACGGCCACTGGCAGACGCCGTACGGCCACACGCCCGGGCCCACCTCCTTGTCCGGGCCCACCTCCTCGTCCGGGCCCGTTCCCTCGTCCGGGCCCGTTCCCACGCCCGGGCCCGCTCCCGCGTCCGGTAGTCGCGACCGTGCCGCGCCCCTCGGGAACCTCCGCGCCCGGCTCACCTCCTTCGTCGGCCGGGACACCGACCTGGAGACCATCCGCGGGGACCTCGCGGCCGCCCGGCTCGTCACCCTGCTCGGGCCCGGCGGGGCGGGCAAGACCCGGCTGTCGCAGGAGGCGGGCGAGAGCGTCGCCGCGGCCCTGCCCGACGGGGTGTGGCTGGCCGAGCTCGCGCCCGTCGACGACCCCGAAGCCGTGCCCGAGGCCGTGCTCACCGCCGTCGGCGCGCGCGAGACCGTGCTGTACGGCGCCGGCGCCGAGGCCATCCGGGCAGCGGGCAGCGACCGGCACGACGACCCCGTGGACCGGCTCGCCGAGCACTGCGGCAAGCGCCGCATGCTGCTCGTCCTCGACAACTGCGAGCACGTCGTCGACGCCGCCGCCCGCCTCGTCGAGCAGCTTCTCGCACGCTGCCCCGGACTGACGGTGCTCGCCACGAGCCGTGAACCCCTCGGCGTACCGGGGGAGTTGCTCCGGCCCGTGGAGCCGCTGCCCGAGCCGAGCGCGCTGCGGCTGCTCGCCGACCGCGGGGCCGCCGCCCGGCCCGGGTTCCGGGTCGAGGACGACCCCGCGGCGTGCGCCGAGATCTGCCGCCGGCTCGACGGGCTGCCGCTGGCCATCGAGCTGGCCGCCGCCCGGCTGCGGATGTTGACACCGCGTCAGATCGCCGACCGGCTCGACGACCGCTTCCGGCTGCTCACCTCCGGCAGTCGTACCCTCCTGCCCCGCCAGCAGACCCTGCGGGCGGTCGTCGACTGGTCCTGGGACCTCCTCGACGAGGACGAACGGGAGGTCCTGAGCCGGCTGTCGGTGTTCGCCGGCGGCTGCGACCTCGCGGCGGCCGAGGCGGTGTGCGGCCCGGTCGCGCTGGAGGCGCTGGGCTCGCTCGTCGACAAGTCCCTGGTGGTGGCGGCCCCTTCGGGCGCCGGCGGCATGCGCTACCGGCTCCTCGAAACCGTCGCCGAGTACGCGGGCGCCCGCCTCGACGAGGCAGGCCGACGGCGTGCCACCGAGCGCGCGCATCTGACGTACTACCGCGAACTCGCCCGTACCACCGACCCGTTGCTGCGCGGCCCCGGCCAACTCGCCGCCATCGAGCTGCTGGAGCGCGAGTACGAGAACCTGCGCACCGCCCTGCGGCACGCCCTCGCCGAGCGAGACGAACAGGAAGCCCTCAGCCTCGCCCTGTCGCTGGTCGGGTACTGGCAGATGAGGGACGTGCGCATCGAGGCGCGCAACTGGTGTGCCGAGGTCATGGCCCTGGGCCCCGACCCCTTCACCGCCCCTCTGCGCCGCGCCGCCCCGGTCCGGGAGCGCTGCACAGACGTCCCGCCCCCGCTGACCGGCGAACTCCTGGCCGAGGCCCGGCGCGGCGTCCACCTCGCCCATCTCGCCTGCATGGACACCGAGTTGGAGGCCTGGGAGTCACCGCGGGCCAAGGAGAAACTGCGCCTGATCGGTGAGGTCTACGAGCCCGGCTTGCCGCAGACCTGCCGGTCCCCGGGCATGCTCTGGTTCTACGCCGTGATACTGACCGGCAACGTGGACCGGCTGCCCACGATCCTCGACGCCTGCGTCCACACCTGCCGTACCACCCCCGGCATGGAGTGGGAGCTCGCCGCCACGCTCCAGATGCGTGCCAACCTCCTTGCCAACCGCAGCGACTGGGCCGGGGACGCCTCTCGTGACGCCGACGAGTCGCTGGAGATCTTCGCCCGCCTCGGCGACGTCTGGGGCACCGCCGAGGCGCTGTCCGCGCGCGGCGAGGCCCGGGAGCGGGTCGGCGAGTACGCGCTCGCCGCCAAGGACTACGCGGCGGCCACCGAGCAGGCCGAACGGCTGGGCGCCCGCGGCCAGGTGGCGGTGTTGCAGGCCCGGCTCGGCAGCGCGCTCATCGAGGCGGGCGAGGCCGAGCGGGGCGAGCGGCTGCTGCGCGAGGTGATCGAGCGCCGGGACGGCTCGGGCAACGAGGCCATGCCCGCCGCCCGGATGTTCCTCGCGGGCCGACTCGCCACCACCGGCCGGGTCGACGAGGCGCGCGAGCAACTGGTGGTGCTGCGTGAGGAGTTCAGGGCCTCCCACTTCATGATCTTCGATGCCTTCATCCTCGGCGGGGAGGCCTGGCTGGAGGCGGTCGCCGGCGACTACGAGCTCTCCCTGGACAAGATCCGGCAGGCACTCGTGCGGGCCGCCGACCCGCTGTCCAAGGCCATGGCCCCGCACATGGGTCCCCTGTACCTGGCCCTCGCCGCGATCAGCCTCGCCGAGGTCGACGGCGGCCGCCGGGCCCGCGACGGCGCCCGCTGCCTCGGGGCCTCCGTGGCGAAGCTGCTGCCGGGCCACTGCACGACGTCCACGGAGCGCGAGGTGTACGAGCGGGGCGAGCGGCACACCCGCGCGGTACTCGGCGACGCGGCGTACGAGGCCGCGTACGCGGAGGGCGGCGGCCTCTCCCTGGAGGAGGCCACCGCCCTGGTGTGCGGACCCTGA
- a CDS encoding ABC transporter permease, translating to MSATTLSAPDAKTDVKADLKADGRIPLRGHLRHTGALVRRNLLWIRQDPESMFDALLMPVVFTLLFVFVFGGSIGQALGGGQDGYVQYVIPGMIAMMSMTLSQGVGTGFSQDFNSGVMDRFRSLPIGRGSVLFAKVSVELVRMLFATTVLMIVAVLVGFDINSWPGLFAAVGLAAVFASSIMWVFLTLGVILKNAQSVQAMGFLVLFPLQFGSSIFAPTASMPGWLQAFTDYNPLSTLADAARGLMVGGPVAHDLWVTLGWSVAITAVMAPVAIHKFRTKS from the coding sequence ATGAGCGCCACCACTCTTTCCGCCCCCGACGCCAAGACCGACGTCAAAGCCGACCTCAAGGCGGACGGCCGTATCCCGTTGCGCGGTCATCTGCGCCACACCGGCGCCCTCGTCCGTCGCAACCTGCTGTGGATCCGGCAGGACCCCGAGTCGATGTTCGACGCGCTGCTGATGCCGGTCGTCTTCACCCTGCTGTTCGTGTTCGTCTTCGGCGGCTCGATCGGGCAGGCCCTGGGCGGCGGCCAGGACGGGTACGTGCAGTACGTGATCCCCGGCATGATCGCGATGATGAGCATGACGCTGTCCCAGGGCGTCGGCACCGGCTTCAGCCAGGACTTCAACAGCGGAGTCATGGACCGTTTCCGGTCCCTGCCGATCGGGCGCGGCTCGGTGCTGTTCGCGAAGGTCTCCGTGGAGCTGGTGCGGATGCTGTTCGCGACGACCGTGCTGATGATCGTCGCCGTCCTGGTCGGGTTCGACATCAACAGCTGGCCCGGTCTGTTCGCGGCCGTGGGGCTGGCCGCGGTGTTCGCCTCGTCGATCATGTGGGTGTTCCTCACCCTGGGCGTGATCCTCAAGAACGCGCAGTCCGTCCAGGCGATGGGCTTCCTGGTGCTGTTCCCGCTGCAGTTCGGCTCGTCGATCTTCGCGCCGACGGCGTCGATGCCCGGCTGGCTGCAGGCGTTCACCGACTACAACCCGCTGTCCACGCTCGCGGACGCGGCCCGCGGGCTGATGGTGGGCGGCCCGGTCGCGCACGACCTGTGGGTGACGCTGGGCTGGTCGGTGGCGATCACGGCGGTGATGGCGCCGGTCGCGATCCACAAGTTCCGTACGAAGAGCTGA